The following DNA comes from Agromyces mangrovi.
CGCCTCGCCGCCGGTGAGGTTCGGCCAGAGCTCGACGTCGCCCGGCACGTAGGCGATCCGTCGGTGCAGCGCGACCGCGTCGCGCCAGGGGTCGCCACCGAGCAGGCGCACGTCGCCGCCGTCGGAGCGCAGCAGCCCGAGCAGGATGCGGATGGTCGTGGACTTGCCCGCGCCGTTGGGGCCGAGCAGGCCCAGCACCTCGCCGCGTTCGACCGTGAGGTCGAGGCCGTCGAGCGCCGTGGTGCGGCCGAAGCGCTTGCGCAGGCCGGTGATCTCGATCGCGGGGTCGGTTGTGGTGTCGGTGCGGGGCGGTGTCGTGGTGGTGCCGGTGGTCGTCGTCATGGGATCGCCTTCGATCGGGTCGTGGGGTCTACGGGGGTGGGGAGGGTCAGGCGGTGTCGCCGCCGCCCTCCGGCGGATCGGGCATGTACTCGAGGTACGTGTCGAGCAGGGCGCGGTCGGTGAGGAACCCCTCGGTCATGAGCTCGAGCGCCGGCAGCGCGGTGTGCTCGATGGCGCGGAGCATGCCGTCGCCGGGGTTCGCCGCTGCGCCCGGTCGCAGCCCATCGAGCATGATCGCGCCGAACACCGCGCCCATCAGGTAGCGGGCTCGCGCCTCCTCGTCGCGGCTCGGCACGATCGTGCCCGCGGCGACGCCCTCGGCGATGTACTCGAGCGCGTCGGCGACCATGTGGTCGACGAACTCGGCGGCGTGCGGCCCGCCGTCCTGGATGCTGCGCAGCACGTACCCCACGAGCGGCCGGTACTCGTCGATGCGCGCGAGCTGCCCGAGGAACGCGCCCGGTGCGCCGGGCTCGGCGAGCACGTCGCGCTTCGCCTCCCGCACGGTGCGGAACACGTACGCGTCGCACGCGGCGCGCAGGGCTTCCTTCGACCCGAAGGTCTTGATGACGGATGCCGCGCTGACGCCCGCGTCGTCCGCGATCGCCCGCACCCCGACCCCGAAGCCGTCGCGCGCGAACCGGTCGATCGCGGCCGCTCGGATGCGGGCCCGCGTGGACAG
Coding sequences within:
- a CDS encoding TetR/AcrR family transcriptional regulator; its protein translation is MRSPMAPEPHELSTRARIRAAAIDRFARDGFGVGVRAIADDAGVSAASVIKTFGSKEALRAACDAYVFRTVREAKRDVLAEPGAPGAFLGQLARIDEYRPLVGYVLRSIQDGGPHAAEFVDHMVADALEYIAEGVAAGTIVPSRDEEARARYLMGAVFGAIMLDGLRPGAAANPGDGMLRAIEHTALPALELMTEGFLTDRALLDTYLEYMPDPPEGGGDTA